In a single window of the bacterium (Candidatus Blackallbacteria) CG13_big_fil_rev_8_21_14_2_50_49_14 genome:
- the nth gene encoding endonuclease III: protein MQPIELILEQLKQAYPDAHCALFFSSPHELMVATILSAQCTDERVNQVTQSLFKKYRSPQAFADADLAELEQDVRSTGFFRNKAASIKHSAQQLLELHQGLVPNQMKALTALSGVGRKTANVIMGNAFGYAEGVVVDTHVSRLSQRLGLTQQTQPEKIEKDLMAQVPEQDWVLFPHLMISHGRAVCKARKPLCKQCCLRQYCPSEQAS from the coding sequence ATGCAGCCGATTGAGCTTATTCTTGAGCAATTAAAACAGGCTTATCCGGATGCCCATTGTGCTTTGTTTTTTTCAAGTCCCCATGAATTGATGGTGGCTACGATTCTGTCGGCTCAATGTACGGATGAACGGGTCAATCAAGTGACCCAGAGCTTATTTAAAAAGTACAGATCACCTCAAGCCTTTGCAGATGCAGATCTGGCCGAGTTGGAACAGGATGTGCGCTCTACAGGCTTTTTTCGTAACAAAGCAGCTTCGATTAAGCACTCAGCACAGCAGTTGCTTGAACTGCATCAAGGTCTTGTGCCTAACCAGATGAAAGCTTTGACTGCTTTGAGTGGAGTGGGTCGAAAAACAGCCAATGTAATAATGGGAAATGCCTTTGGATATGCTGAGGGCGTGGTTGTGGATACCCATGTTTCGCGGTTATCTCAACGTTTAGGACTTACTCAGCAGACACAGCCAGAAAAAATTGAAAAAGATTTAATGGCACAGGTTCCTGAGCAGGACTGGGTTCTTTTTCCCCACTTAATGATTTCCCATGGCCGTGCCGTTTGTAAGGCGAGAAAGCCGCTGTGCAAACAGTGCTGTCTCAGGCAGTATTGCCCTTCAGAACAAGCTTCATGA
- a CDS encoding chemotaxis protein MotB: MARRKKEEAPVNTERWLTTYADLISLLMIFFVVMFASSEVSKDKLLAISESLRRALNKESVQASAVGISILSSPTRSVITAASEAIEEAAKAFGIDKSVSFSTDERGTIISIVDSVFFDPGETVIKPRVVRLLKEVAQFCKDTDAQVIVEGHTDDQQIHTPEIPSNWELSALRATEVVRFFLSEVGFNPTKISASAYGDTRPLMPNINDENRARNRRINIILVNAETRSKKADTKALTQLELLERTRQVKEEEVEKMLNPYAGNATQKK; encoded by the coding sequence ATGGCTCGTAGAAAAAAAGAAGAAGCCCCTGTCAATACAGAACGATGGTTGACGACTTACGCCGATTTGATCTCTCTTTTGATGATTTTCTTCGTGGTAATGTTTGCTTCCTCTGAAGTTTCTAAAGATAAACTCTTAGCAATTTCAGAATCCTTGCGCCGTGCATTGAATAAAGAATCTGTTCAGGCCAGTGCTGTGGGTATTTCAATTCTTTCTTCACCTACGCGTTCAGTGATTACTGCAGCCAGTGAAGCCATTGAAGAAGCAGCAAAAGCCTTCGGAATTGATAAATCAGTCAGTTTTTCTACAGATGAGCGTGGCACGATTATTTCAATTGTCGACAGTGTATTCTTTGATCCTGGTGAAACGGTGATTAAACCGCGTGTCGTCAGACTTTTAAAAGAAGTTGCACAGTTTTGTAAGGATACCGACGCCCAGGTGATCGTTGAAGGTCATACCGATGATCAGCAAATTCATACGCCTGAAATTCCCTCAAATTGGGAACTCTCTGCTTTGCGCGCCACCGAAGTTGTTCGGTTTTTCTTGAGCGAAGTCGGTTTTAATCCAACTAAAATTTCGGCTTCAGCTTACGGCGATACACGTCCTTTGATGCCGAATATCAATGATGAAAACAGAGCACGCAATCGACGTATCAATATTATTTTGGTGAATGCTGAAACACGCAGTAAGAAAGCCGATACAAAGGCCCTTACACAACTTGAACTGCTTGAGCGCACCCGCCAGGTGAAAGAGGAAGAAGTAGAAAAAATGCTGAATCCTTATGCTGGGAATGCGACTCAGAAGAAGTAA
- a CDS encoding potassium uptake system protein, translated as MKQFAVIGLGRFGVSVAATLRSQGHEVLAIDNDEDNVQIVQTENLVTQAVCLDSTNIHALEELGLQGFDGVVLAIGEDLQASILTALNLMEMGVKRLIAKASNANHGKILERMNVPKVVYPERDMGNRVAHMLMQSSILESFQLDPRFSVMEIMAPSACINKNLAELNLRVKYSISVVAIKHMGAELAVIPGPDHVIQKNDLLVIIGSNEGIGKFIQNR; from the coding sequence ATGAAACAATTTGCTGTTATCGGATTGGGACGGTTTGGCGTTAGTGTTGCCGCTACTTTGCGCTCACAAGGTCATGAGGTGCTTGCGATTGATAATGATGAGGACAATGTTCAAATAGTGCAGACCGAAAATCTGGTTACCCAGGCAGTTTGTCTTGATTCTACCAATATTCATGCCCTAGAAGAGCTAGGATTACAAGGCTTTGATGGTGTTGTTCTGGCGATTGGTGAAGACTTACAAGCCAGCATTCTAACGGCCTTGAATTTGATGGAAATGGGGGTGAAGCGCTTAATTGCAAAAGCCAGCAATGCCAATCATGGAAAAATTCTTGAAAGAATGAATGTTCCCAAGGTTGTGTATCCTGAGCGCGATATGGGAAACCGTGTGGCTCATATGCTGATGCAATCCAGCATTTTAGAGAGCTTTCAGTTGGATCCACGCTTCAGTGTCATGGAGATCATGGCGCCTTCTGCCTGTATTAATAAAAATTTGGCAGAGCTCAATTTAAGAGTTAAATACTCCATCTCAGTCGTTGCGATTAAGCATATGGGTGCAGAGCTTGCCGTGATTCCCGGTCCTGATCATGTGATTCAGAAGAATGATTTGCTTGTGATCATTGGCAGCAATGAGGGAATTGGTAAGTTTATTCAAAACCGTTAG
- a CDS encoding anion permease — translation MLDPFILLVCVVIVALIFDYINGFHDTANSIATVVSTRVLRPSQAVMMAAGLNLLGAFLGVEVAKTIGKGMVAGESVTQITVLAALIGAIIWNLLTWYFGIPSSSSHALIGALCGSAAAFSGLGSLNTHGLIEKVFLPMVISPTLGLIFGFLVMTLLYWMLIKAKPGFVNRWFSKLQLASAGFMALSHGSNDAQKTMGIITMALLSYYGPQAGGEFHVPFWVILSCAMAMGMGTLAGGWKIIHTMGSKMIKLQPIHGFAAETSAAIMILTASHMGMPVSTTHVISSSIMGVGASKRFSAVRWGIVGSIVWAWVLTFPLSFLLGGSAFYILNFFFHKG, via the coding sequence ATGCTTGATCCCTTTATTCTTTTGGTCTGTGTCGTTATTGTTGCGCTTATTTTTGACTATATAAACGGCTTTCACGACACGGCCAATTCAATAGCAACCGTTGTCTCCACACGTGTTTTAAGACCCTCTCAAGCAGTTATGATGGCCGCAGGTCTGAACCTATTGGGCGCATTTTTGGGCGTCGAGGTTGCAAAGACCATCGGAAAAGGTATGGTTGCCGGTGAATCAGTTACCCAGATTACAGTTTTGGCTGCTCTAATTGGCGCAATCATCTGGAACTTGCTGACTTGGTATTTTGGCATCCCCTCAAGTTCCTCTCACGCCCTGATCGGCGCGCTCTGTGGTTCTGCTGCCGCCTTTAGTGGTTTGGGCTCTTTAAACACACATGGTCTGATCGAAAAAGTTTTTTTACCCATGGTCATATCCCCCACCTTGGGTTTAATTTTTGGTTTTCTTGTCATGACTCTTTTGTATTGGATGCTTATCAAAGCAAAACCAGGTTTTGTAAACCGTTGGTTTTCAAAATTACAATTGGCTTCTGCAGGTTTTATGGCCCTGAGCCACGGCTCAAATGACGCTCAAAAAACCATGGGGATTATTACCATGGCTTTGCTGAGTTACTATGGTCCTCAAGCGGGTGGGGAGTTTCATGTTCCCTTTTGGGTGATCCTCTCATGCGCCATGGCCATGGGCATGGGCACTCTGGCAGGTGGTTGGAAAATTATCCACACCATGGGCAGCAAAATGATCAAACTGCAGCCCATTCATGGCTTCGCTGCAGAAACGTCAGCTGCCATTATGATACTGACAGCCTCACATATGGGCATGCCCGTAAGTACAACCCATGTCATTTCCAGTTCAATTATGGGAGTGGGGGCTTCTAAACGATTTTCCGCTGTTCGCTGGGGAATTGTGGGCAGTATTGTCTGGGCTTGGGTATTGACTTTTCCTCTTTCTTTTCTACTCGGAGGCAGTGCTTTTTATATCCTCAATTTCTTTTTCCATAAAGGCTAA
- the lptB gene encoding LPS export ABC transporter ATP-binding protein: MIETRGLMKTYRGRRVVNNVNVRVGRGEVVGLLGPNGAGKTTTFYMVVGLVSPDKGHVYFDGKRISKLPMHKRARLGISYLPQEASVFRKLTVEENIKAVWQLLHVPAAEQKPRLDELLEEFNLQHVRKSKGHQLSGGERRRVEIARAVATNPSFLLLDEPFSGIDPIAVAGIKEMIVHLQKRTIGILITDHNVQETLGITDWSYILTRGNVIVSGPSDEVALNPLARRYYLGNEFKFQRYRSKIKLPFSDEEILKRKEESIADLSQVNFDDLDADLYESPTV, translated from the coding sequence ATGATTGAAACTCGGGGGTTGATGAAGACCTACCGCGGACGTCGAGTGGTCAATAATGTCAATGTCCGTGTTGGGCGAGGCGAGGTGGTTGGCCTCTTGGGGCCCAATGGAGCGGGTAAGACCACCACATTTTATATGGTGGTTGGCTTGGTTTCCCCTGACAAAGGACATGTCTATTTTGATGGCAAACGGATCTCTAAATTGCCGATGCATAAGCGTGCCCGTTTGGGAATCAGCTATCTTCCTCAAGAGGCTTCTGTTTTTCGTAAGCTAACAGTTGAAGAAAATATAAAAGCGGTTTGGCAGTTATTGCATGTTCCTGCCGCAGAACAGAAACCCCGTTTGGATGAATTATTAGAAGAGTTTAATCTTCAACATGTTCGTAAGTCAAAAGGACATCAATTGTCGGGAGGAGAACGCAGACGTGTAGAAATTGCGCGTGCTGTTGCCACCAATCCGTCTTTTTTATTATTGGATGAACCCTTCAGCGGCATTGATCCGATTGCTGTAGCGGGCATTAAAGAGATGATTGTGCATTTACAAAAGCGCACCATCGGCATTTTGATTACCGATCACAATGTCCAGGAGACACTGGGTATTACGGACTGGTCTTATATTTTAACGCGTGGAAATGTGATCGTCAGTGGTCCTTCGGACGAAGTAGCCCTCAATCCTTTGGCCCGAAGATATTATTTGGGAAATGAGTTTAAGTTTCAGCGCTACCGTTCAAAAATTAAGCTTCCCTTTTCGGATGAGGAAATTTTAAAGCGTAAAGAAGAAAGTATTGCAGATCTCAGCCAAGTGAATTTCGACGATCTGGATGCGGATCTTTACGAGTCTCCGACGGTATAA
- a CDS encoding glycerol-3-phosphate ABC transporter ATP-binding protein, whose translation MGEVKLTNIVKRYGSVEIIKSLSLHIKDGEFLVLVGGSGCGKSTTLRLIAGLETANEGSIVIGDREVTHVPPKDRDIAMVFQNYALYPHMTVYDNIAFGLKLRKYSKSEIDKKVQEAADMLDIKPYLHRKPKELSGGQRQRVALGRALVRDAQVFLMDEPLSNLDAKLRMQTRTEIKRLQQKLGITTVYVTHDQIEAMTMGDRIAVMKGGIIQQLASPAVAYEFPSNLFVAGFIGSPSMNFIQVRLTDMDSTTVKVEAPGIQLSLKKTDVVAGDLESFKGKEVIMGIRPEFLALTDIDESNPEWQSVQAWIDVVEPSGSRTFVHLSVGDKHKLVAEVDTIKVLHLSSGSELPVWLDTRRIHLFDPETEKRIMSTAQPI comes from the coding sequence GTGGGTGAAGTCAAACTAACGAATATTGTAAAACGTTATGGATCGGTTGAAATTATTAAATCACTTTCTTTACATATTAAAGATGGAGAGTTTCTTGTTTTGGTGGGGGGAAGTGGTTGTGGTAAATCAACTACTTTGCGCCTGATTGCAGGCTTAGAAACTGCAAATGAAGGTTCGATCGTGATTGGAGATCGTGAGGTTACACATGTGCCTCCGAAAGATCGCGATATTGCCATGGTTTTTCAAAATTATGCGCTTTATCCCCATATGACGGTCTATGACAATATCGCCTTCGGATTAAAATTACGCAAATATTCAAAATCTGAAATTGATAAGAAGGTACAGGAAGCTGCGGATATGTTAGATATCAAGCCTTACCTGCACCGCAAGCCCAAAGAACTGTCTGGTGGACAACGGCAGCGTGTCGCCTTGGGGCGCGCCTTGGTGAGAGATGCGCAAGTCTTTTTAATGGATGAACCCCTCTCAAATCTGGACGCAAAATTGCGTATGCAAACACGCACTGAGATTAAACGGCTGCAGCAAAAGCTCGGCATTACCACCGTTTATGTGACCCATGATCAGATTGAAGCCATGACCATGGGGGATCGCATTGCCGTCATGAAGGGAGGAATTATTCAACAATTGGCCTCTCCTGCTGTCGCCTATGAATTTCCGTCTAATTTATTTGTGGCTGGTTTTATCGGCAGCCCCTCTATGAATTTTATTCAGGTACGCCTGACTGATATGGACAGTACAACGGTCAAGGTTGAAGCACCCGGTATCCAACTCAGTCTCAAAAAGACTGATGTGGTGGCGGGTGATTTGGAGAGCTTCAAAGGAAAAGAAGTCATTATGGGCATTCGCCCTGAGTTTTTGGCTCTCACGGATATCGATGAATCCAATCCTGAATGGCAGTCTGTTCAGGCCTGGATTGATGTGGTTGAGCCCTCAGGTTCCCGCACCTTTGTTCATCTCTCTGTAGGTGACAAACATAAGCTGGTAGCAGAAGTAGACACGATTAAAGTTCTGCATCTTTCCTCAGGCAGTGAATTGCCTGTTTGGTTGGATACTCGACGTATTCATCTTTTTGATCCTGAAACAGAAAAAAGAATCATGAGCACGGCACAGCCTATATGA
- a CDS encoding endolytic transglycosylase MltG: MSFLRGLVFFILAIVLAGVISAAVFFHYLSPLDPASQDKLLRIQNGASLYQVTETLNQEHLIRDMRAFKLYARIKGWQNRLQSGYYRFSARQSSSEILETMVLGKTEKIPYTIPEGYRAEQASRRLSEYLLSPERYLEIAKKPEQELLRRFPFLSQETLKNGLEGFLFPDTYYLDGEEKQLIQAQLKRFEEVILPLWKKRPAGHTLNLYQTVTLASIVELEGLLDRELPIIAGVFLKRLSIGMKLESDPTTEYALGWHQGPKGLSLKDIQVDSPYNTYRYKGLTPGPIGNPGLAAIKAVLFPEKTPYLYFVARGDGSHAFSKSYPEHLSAIRRIYSGKL; encoded by the coding sequence ATGTCCTTTTTACGTGGCTTGGTCTTTTTCATTTTAGCAATCGTGCTTGCAGGAGTTATTTCTGCTGCTGTTTTCTTTCATTATTTAAGTCCCCTTGACCCAGCCTCCCAGGATAAACTTTTACGTATTCAAAATGGTGCTTCGCTTTATCAAGTCACCGAGACTTTAAATCAAGAACACTTGATTCGTGATATGCGGGCCTTTAAACTCTATGCTCGGATCAAGGGCTGGCAAAACCGTTTACAGTCTGGTTATTACCGTTTCTCAGCCCGCCAGTCTTCGTCTGAAATTTTGGAGACCATGGTACTGGGGAAAACCGAAAAAATTCCCTATACGATTCCCGAAGGCTACCGTGCTGAGCAGGCTTCGCGACGTTTGTCTGAATACCTGCTTTCTCCAGAGCGTTATCTTGAAATTGCCAAGAAACCTGAGCAGGAGCTGCTTCGCCGTTTTCCTTTTTTATCTCAAGAAACTTTAAAGAATGGTCTTGAGGGCTTTCTTTTTCCAGATACCTATTATTTAGATGGCGAAGAAAAACAGTTGATACAGGCGCAGCTCAAACGTTTTGAAGAGGTCATTCTACCGCTTTGGAAAAAGCGTCCTGCTGGACATACGCTAAATTTGTACCAAACGGTAACCCTCGCTTCTATTGTTGAACTTGAAGGGCTTTTGGATCGCGAATTGCCCATCATTGCGGGGGTTTTCTTAAAGCGACTTTCAATTGGGATGAAGTTGGAGTCTGATCCAACTACAGAATATGCTCTGGGCTGGCATCAGGGGCCCAAAGGACTTTCTCTTAAAGACATTCAAGTCGACTCCCCTTATAATACCTATCGTTATAAGGGACTAACACCGGGTCCAATTGGGAATCCCGGACTTGCGGCAATAAAAGCGGTGTTATTTCCTGAAAAAACACCATATTTGTATTTTGTTGCCCGTGGAGATGGCTCTCATGCTTTTTCTAAAAGCTATCCAGAGCACTTATCTGCAATACGCCGGATTTATTCCGGAAAACTATAA
- a CDS encoding DNA recombination-mediator protein A has protein sequence MAQQSGNADTLTDNKLDTFLEELQLLQSKGSKKIAFIGSRHISFAHQQLIETLAYALSLDDNHIITSGAPGTNFAVIKGVQRANPDNLTVILPQTIEQQPDESREQLSTLKTVIEYPERNNMTLAQASELCYSEIIGKCQQLVIFLYHTSMTLKQTIQFAHEQHKIVTAFYLD, from the coding sequence ATGGCACAACAATCCGGAAACGCAGATACCTTGACAGACAACAAATTGGATACATTTTTGGAGGAGTTGCAACTCCTTCAGTCCAAAGGTTCGAAAAAAATTGCTTTTATTGGCAGTCGGCATATTTCTTTTGCGCACCAACAATTGATAGAAACCTTGGCCTATGCTCTTTCGCTTGATGATAACCACATTATCACCAGTGGAGCTCCAGGTACGAATTTTGCTGTGATTAAAGGGGTGCAAAGAGCCAATCCGGATAATTTAACCGTGATTTTACCTCAGACCATTGAGCAACAGCCCGATGAAAGCCGTGAACAATTAAGTACGTTGAAAACCGTCATTGAATATCCTGAACGTAACAATATGACTTTGGCCCAAGCCAGTGAATTATGTTATTCCGAGATTATAGGGAAGTGCCAGCAATTGGTTATTTTTCTCTATCACACCAGTATGACGCTGAAACAGACGATTCAATTCGCACATGAGCAGCATAAAATAGTTACGGCTTTCTATTTGGATTAG
- a CDS encoding phosphoenolpyruvate carboxylase, giving the protein MPTELNADTMAPLRADIRKLGEILGAVIQEQVSQEFFELEEQIRELCKQARAKKEEDLNLQIETLISAQTPETLVYLAKTFGLYFQLVNLAEQRHRIRRKKEYERQGNLIKYSLEYASSKLKHFKAEPELLRKQLAQFQIVPVMTAHPTHIMRKTTVNKHRRITEILFQRDLPQSPKEAAQLDMELKHEITLLWQSNPFHIKKVSVTDEAENLFLYFENALWEILPKLYNDLEYFLKQEDIQIQLPSMLRFGSWIGGDRDGHPFVTATVTQTVLQEQKNFVLRKYEKTLAMLEDHLSSSLMNQTVSANFLDSLLQDKIKHPEIAQLLIQKYPQELYRQKLGFIKYKLANTSHMNYHPEQNQLTNYYHDAQALKQELELLLQSLEQNKAQSAGQPLKDFIRQVETFDFCLATLDIRQHAAVHAQAIQEIFEQTQVCSDYLQLSESEKQKLLLQELRNPRPLLSPFQVLSEPSQELLNTLHQIRKSRETISKKAIENYIISTCAKASDILHLLLLFKETGLASFQAENRFCELNLIPLFETVADLKDAPQIMESLYQLEEYRDLIRHKKNTQEIMLGYSDSAKEAGILAASWHLYQTQQNLMKVSQKYQINLRFFHGRGGTISRGGGPSHHAILAQPPETVQGDIRITEQGEVLSWKYMFPEMAHRNLSVLFSALTEVCLLAQNTPKTHEEKSWALLESLAQKSYHKYRQLVESPDFIVFFKSATPLESISHLNIGSRPSSRKKSDRIEDLRAIPWVFSWMQSRCVMPAWYGVGSAFEDSMNNSEQKKLIQKMYQEWPFFQVLIDNLQMTLSKADMNIASGYANLAPLSTQKSIWLEIRAEYLKTCQVVLEITGQIQILEKSPVLQKSIALRNPYVDPLNYIQLDLLKRLREKTHENTEQTQLKQALNLSIMGISEGLRNTG; this is encoded by the coding sequence ATGCCAACAGAGCTAAATGCTGATACAATGGCACCTTTACGGGCTGATATTCGTAAATTGGGTGAAATATTGGGGGCTGTGATTCAAGAACAGGTCAGTCAAGAATTTTTTGAACTCGAAGAACAAATTCGTGAACTCTGCAAACAGGCCCGCGCAAAAAAAGAAGAAGACCTCAATCTTCAAATTGAAACCTTAATTTCAGCGCAAACACCTGAAACACTTGTTTACTTAGCCAAGACTTTCGGTCTTTATTTTCAGTTGGTCAACTTGGCCGAACAACGCCATCGCATTCGGCGAAAAAAAGAATATGAACGGCAAGGGAATCTGATCAAGTATTCTCTGGAATATGCAAGCTCCAAACTCAAGCATTTTAAAGCAGAGCCTGAGTTACTCAGAAAACAACTCGCTCAGTTTCAAATTGTGCCTGTGATGACAGCGCATCCCACCCATATTATGCGAAAAACCACAGTGAACAAGCACCGACGCATCACTGAAATACTTTTTCAACGTGACCTGCCACAATCTCCCAAAGAAGCAGCCCAGTTAGACATGGAACTCAAACATGAAATTACATTGCTTTGGCAGAGCAATCCCTTTCATATCAAAAAAGTATCCGTGACAGACGAAGCTGAAAACCTGTTTTTATATTTTGAAAACGCACTTTGGGAAATACTGCCCAAACTCTATAACGATCTTGAGTATTTCTTAAAGCAGGAAGATATCCAGATCCAACTACCCAGTATGCTCCGTTTCGGCTCCTGGATTGGCGGCGATCGGGATGGACACCCCTTTGTAACAGCCACAGTCACACAAACCGTATTACAAGAGCAAAAAAACTTTGTGCTAAGAAAATATGAAAAAACCCTGGCAATGCTTGAAGATCATCTCAGTTCTTCTCTCATGAACCAAACCGTCAGCGCAAATTTTTTAGACAGTCTGCTTCAAGACAAAATCAAGCATCCAGAAATAGCGCAATTGTTGATCCAAAAATACCCTCAAGAGCTTTACCGTCAAAAATTGGGCTTCATCAAATACAAACTGGCCAATACTTCACATATGAACTATCATCCAGAACAAAACCAGCTCACAAATTACTACCACGATGCACAAGCGTTAAAACAAGAGCTTGAACTGCTTTTGCAAAGTTTGGAGCAAAATAAAGCACAAAGTGCCGGACAGCCTTTAAAGGATTTTATTCGACAAGTAGAAACCTTTGATTTTTGTCTGGCGACGCTTGATATACGCCAGCACGCCGCTGTACATGCACAAGCCATTCAGGAAATCTTTGAACAGACCCAAGTCTGCTCAGATTATCTTCAGCTCTCTGAGTCAGAAAAACAAAAACTTCTGCTTCAAGAGCTCAGAAATCCACGTCCGCTTCTCTCCCCCTTTCAAGTTTTATCTGAACCCAGCCAAGAACTGTTAAACACATTGCATCAAATTCGCAAGTCTCGAGAAACGATCAGCAAAAAAGCAATCGAAAACTATATCATCAGCACCTGCGCCAAAGCTTCGGATATTTTGCACCTCTTACTCCTGTTTAAAGAAACAGGTTTGGCAAGTTTTCAAGCTGAAAACAGATTCTGTGAACTCAATTTGATTCCTCTTTTTGAAACGGTTGCAGATCTCAAAGACGCTCCCCAAATTATGGAATCTTTGTATCAATTAGAGGAATACAGAGATCTCATTCGCCACAAAAAAAACACCCAGGAAATTATGTTGGGCTATTCTGACAGCGCCAAAGAAGCAGGAATATTAGCCGCCAGTTGGCACCTGTATCAAACTCAACAGAACCTGATGAAAGTAAGTCAAAAGTATCAGATCAATCTTCGCTTCTTTCATGGGCGTGGAGGCACCATCAGCCGAGGGGGGGGGCCCTCCCACCATGCTATTCTGGCGCAACCCCCAGAAACCGTCCAAGGCGATATTCGTATCACAGAACAAGGAGAGGTTTTATCCTGGAAATATATGTTCCCAGAAATGGCACATCGGAATTTATCTGTTTTGTTTTCTGCGCTTACAGAAGTCTGTCTCCTGGCCCAGAACACACCCAAAACCCATGAAGAGAAAAGCTGGGCCCTACTTGAATCTCTGGCTCAAAAGAGCTATCACAAGTACAGACAACTGGTAGAATCCCCTGATTTTATTGTGTTTTTTAAATCAGCCACGCCTTTGGAATCGATCAGCCACCTGAATATTGGCTCCAGACCTTCCAGCCGTAAAAAATCTGACAGGATCGAAGATTTGCGGGCGATTCCATGGGTTTTTTCCTGGATGCAATCACGATGTGTGATGCCTGCTTGGTATGGCGTAGGCAGTGCTTTTGAAGACAGCATGAACAATTCAGAACAAAAAAAGCTGATTCAGAAAATGTACCAGGAATGGCCTTTCTTTCAGGTTTTGATTGATAATTTGCAAATGACCCTGTCCAAAGCAGATATGAATATTGCCTCGGGCTATGCCAACCTGGCCCCCCTTTCAACTCAGAAAAGTATCTGGTTAGAGATTCGAGCTGAATACCTTAAAACCTGTCAGGTGGTTTTAGAAATCACTGGCCAAATCCAGATTTTGGAAAAAAGCCCCGTATTACAAAAATCAATCGCCTTAAGAAATCCCTATGTAGATCCTCTCAATTATATCCAGTTGGATCTTTTGAAAAGACTGCGTGAAAAAACCCATGAAAACACAGAACAAACACAACTTAAGCAAGCACTCAACCTGAGTATCATGGGCATTTCAGAAGGTTTGCGCAATACAGGCTAA